From one Eleginops maclovinus isolate JMC-PN-2008 ecotype Puerto Natales chromosome 7, JC_Emac_rtc_rv5, whole genome shotgun sequence genomic stretch:
- the LOC134867527 gene encoding polypeptide N-acetylgalactosaminyltransferase 5, producing MMKIRRYLRGSGRALAFVFIASIIWLMLDMAVLRLSMNDVNSQLLKERVIREREDLKQSSVTQVVRRGFKHPVQRVDFAVTHVGKGPLNPSLKLAEVYRHFRQGGKKQDSILEVKQNINSLPHRVNNVAKPDQHKDVASEHKKGGAVQNVTPKQEVPANKKAVQLDLNGPKVEKGRETVVSTQLSLPVVVPKITQGPPGVKEIEHGPLPTAKKGPIKAEGVIQKALDKIETKTNEKVKDKSETKTEVKVTELKTKEGHPVETTSKPVNKDVKGKEGKQIRMIAKTDLRVAKPTIKLLAGDDSKDNSTAVRKPGVHKVLSLDMTNAPRDAKAMGQYGLAALASSDEDKEVRKRWNEGHFNVFLSDKIPVDRAIPDTRPEMCEQNLVHDDLPSTSVIFCFVDEVWSTLLRSVHSVLNRSPPHLLKEIILVDDFSTKDYLKEQLDKYMAQFPKVRILRLKERQGLIRARIAGAAIAKGEVLTFLDSHIECNVGWLEPLLERIYQDRKKVPCPVIEVVSDKDMSYMLVDNFQRGIFKWPLVFGWSALPEEYIKKHNMSISDPIRCPVMAGGLFSIDKKYFYELGAYDPGLDVWGGENMEISFKIWMCGGEIEIIPCSRVGHIFRGQNPYKFPKDRQKTVERNLARVAEVWLDEYKDLFYGHGYHHLLDRKSIDIGDLSEQIELRKKLQCKSFKWYLDNVYPDMNAPLAKAEGLVFNHGLRKCLTLEEGSLSFGKCDLSKQNQHFNYTWMRHIRQQDLCLTPQGKGSAFVLQLCDNAKPEHRWFHKSSNSALAEHLIAEFVSKHMCLEAGPQGDTLRLNPCETGNALQKWQFTHYHA from the exons ATGATGAAGATTAGGAGGTATTTAAGGGGAAGTGGGAGGGCACTTGCATTTGTGTTCATTGCCTCTATTATTTGGCTAATGCTTGACATGGCTGTACTTCGCTTGTCAATGAACGATGTGAACAGTCAGCTGCTGAAGGAGCGAGTGATTAGGGAAAGGGAGGATTTAAAACAGTCCAGTGTGACACAGGTGGTGAGAAGGGGTTTCAAACACCCAGTTCAGAGGGTGGACTTTGCTGTTACACATGTTGGGAAAGGACCACTCAATCCAAGCCTCAAACTAGCCGAAGTGTACAGACACTTCAGACAGGGAGGCAAGAAACAAGATTCCATTTTGGAggttaaacaaaatataaactcTCTACCTCACCGAGTTAATAATGTGGCCAAACCTGACCAGCACAAAGATGTTGCTTCTGAACACAAAAAAGGAGGGGCCGTACAAAATGTCACACCAAAGCAGGAAGttcctgcaaataaaaaagcagtgcAATTGGATTTGAATGGGCCGAAAGTAGAGAAAGGTAGAGAAACAGTTGTCTCTACTCAATTGTCATTACCTGTAGTAGTGCCTAAAATAACCCAAGGGCCGCCAGGTGTTAAGGAAATCGAACATGGACCACTACCAACCGCAAAGAAGGGACCCATCAAAGCAGAGGGTGTTATACAAAAAGCTTTGGACAAAATTGAAACTAAGACAAATGAAAAAGTCAAGGATAAATCTGAGACTAAAACTGAAGTGAAAGTGACTGAGCTTAAGACCAAAGAGGGCCACCCTGTTGAAACGACATCCAAACCAGTCAACAAGGATGTAAAAGGAAAGGAGGGGAAACAGATCAGGATGATCGCCAAGACTGACCTGAGGGTAGCAAAACCTACAATCAAGCTCCTAGCAGGAGACGACTCTAAGGATAACTCCACTGCTGTCAGAAAACCAGGTGTCCACAAAGTGCTTTCTCTGGACATGACTAACGCTCCCAGAGATGCCAAAGCAATGGGCCAGTATGGTCTGGCAGCACTCGCCTCCAGTGACGAAGATAAAGAGGTGAGGAAAAGATGGAACGAAGGACATTTTAACGTCTTCCTGAGCGACAAGATCCCAGTGGACCGAGCCATTCCCGACACCAGGCCTGAGAT gtgtGAACAGAATCTGGTCCATGATGACTTGCCTTCCACCAGTGTGATCTTCTGTTTTGTGGATGAGGTGTGGTCCACACTCCTCCGCTCTGTTCACAGTGTGTTAAACAGATCTCCACCACACCTCCTCAAAGAGATCATTCTGGTGGATGACTTCAGCACCAAAG ACTatctgaaggagcagctggaCAAGTACATGGCTCAGTTTCCCAAAGTGCGAATTCTTCGTCTGAAGGAGCGTCAGGGTCTGATCCGGGCCAGGATCGCAGGAGCTGCTATAGCCAAAG GCGAGGTCCTTACCTTCCTTGACTCCCACATTGAGTGTAATGTTGGCTGGCTGGAGCCGCTGCTGGAGAGAATCTATCAGGACCGTAAGAAGGTGCCATGTCCGGTTATTGAAGTCGTCAGTGATAAGGACATGAG TTATATGCTGGTTGACAACTTCCAAAGAGGTATTTTTAAATGGCCTTTGGTGTTTGGCTGGAGCGCGTTACCAGAGGAGTACATTAAGAAGCATAACATGAGCATCTCCGATCCCATCAG ATGTCCCGTTATGGCTGGAGGCCTTTTCTCCATAGACAAGAAATACTTCTATGAGCTTGGTGCCTATGACCCTGGCCTGGATGTGTGGGGTGGGGAGAACATGGAGATTTCATTTAAG ATCTGGATGTGTGGAGGGGAAATTGAGATTATCCCCTGCTCTCGAGTGGGACACATCTTTCGAGGTCAGAATCCTTACAAGTTCCCCAAAGACCGGCAGAAGACAGTAGAGCGTAACCTGGCGAGGGTGGCAGAGGTCTGGCTGGATGAGTACAAGGATCTGTTCTACGGCCACGGCTACCACCACCTGCTGGATAGAAAGAGCATCGACATCGGTGATCTCTCCGAGCAGATCGAGCTGAGGAAGAAGCTCCAATGCAAGAGCTTCAAGTGGTATCTGGACAACGTGTATCCAGATATGAATGCACCTTTAGCCAAAGCTGAGGGCCTG GTCTTTAATCATGGCTTAAGAAAATGCCTCACTTTGGAGGAAGGCTCTCTGTCCTTTGGTAAATGTGATCTCAGCAAGCAG AATCAGCACTTTAATTACACCTGGATGAGGCACATACGGCAGCAAGATCTATGTCTCACTCCCCAAGGCAAGGGCAGCGCATTCGTTTTACAATTATGTGACAACGCCAAGCCTGAGCATCGCTGGTTCCACAAATCATCCAACTCCGCTCTG GCGGAGCACCTCATAGCAGAGTTTGTGTCCAAACACATGTGTCTGGAGGCGGGGCCTCAGGGTGACACTCTTCGACTAAATCCATGTGAAACCGGAAATGCCCTCCAGAAGTGGCAGTTCACACATTACCACGCTTAG
- the LOC134867529 gene encoding ermin-like isoform X1, translating to MDIETSTIPPKPPRLAVEEEALASQVLEIIGGITHEALQTLEEPEEKDMWSMEEGDDSVFYSDEDQVHQDIKTCGVGANQCKPLVNSVADVEEEPGEEHIADKESSELKKERQDLQTLKTQLMDQSDPEDPETQPDLTSENACGESSKCTIAAMQTEKNTSAEKVFPSLFFSVNLPVEKEEVTPNPEPSAVTNEQRYERLNGEADVPQQMSNADLQVSGDRLLQVEPEQERNFHISGGLHQKISPGYSTLPLPKKSCSGDEDQKSSNHLSASKYGTVSYRKIRKGNTRQKIEEFEYMMMNL from the exons ATGGATATAGAGACTAGCACAATTCCTCCAAAGCCTCCCAGGCTCGCAGTAGAAGAAGAGGCACTTGCATCCCAGGTACTAGAGATCATCGGTGGGATCACTCATGAAGCCCTGCAGACCCTGGAGGAACCCGAAGAAAAAGACATGTGGTCAATGGAGGAGGGAGATGACTCTGTTTTCTACAGTGACGAGGACCAAGTTCATCAGGACATTAAAACTTGTGGTGTTGGTGCCAACCAGTGCAAGCCTCTTGTCAACAGTGTGGCAGATGTTGAGGAAGAGCCAGGGGAAGAACACATTGCTGACAAAGAAAGTTCAGAGTTGAAAAAGGAACGCCAAGATCTCCAAACACTAAAAACTCAACTTATGGATCAGTCAGATCCTGAAGATCCAGAAACACAGCCTGATCTCACTTCAGAGAACGCCTGTGGAGAATCTTCTAAGTGCACTATTGCAGCGatgcaaacagagaaaaatacatCAGCAGAAAAAG ttttcccctctcttttcttttcagtgaATCTACCAGTTGAGAAAGAAGAAGTGACACCAAACCCTGAGCCCTCTGCTGTCACTAATGAGCAGCGTTACGAGAGGCTGAATGGGGAGGCAGACGTCCCACAGCAGATGTCTAATGCCGATCTCCAGGTATCAGGTGACAGGCTGCTTCAGGTGGAGCCAGAGCAAGAGCGCAACTTCCACATCTCTGGGGGGCTTCATCAAAAGATAAGTCCAGGATACTCCACTCTGCCTCTGCCGAAGAAATCCTGCAGCGGCGATGAAGACCAGAAGTCCTCCAATCACCTCTCTGCCTCCAAATATGGTACCGTGTCCTACCGCAAGATCCGCAAAGGCAACACCCGCCAGAAGATAGAGGAGTTTGAGTATATGATGATGAATTTGTAA
- the cytip gene encoding cytohesin-interacting protein yields the protein MQSTMNFNVLQRQSSQENYIVDNTLRKKCSLWYQRSLKGHNDRHPHNTGTLPRVSKSKLTHSNSLVDYSDPQRTTIVLEKPDNETFGFDIQTYGLQLKDSSAVEMCTFVFKVQEDSAAESAGLTAGDIIVTINGVSIEGSSHQHILDLIRESTNSLMMETVCGNVVKQIELEKRVNLLKQSLREKLVELQALKLQETRLMRGNLNNSSLHLSMDSSGSLSTHTGLGGRRFSSDSSYRSVMTEDSDQASVFGDLCSPSPCSAASTTDDSCFFSRDFPLQESSRRFSTSSNHHHQSLCRSSSSSLAGSSSSLSPSWDETRISSLFGTLPRKSRRASVRKHILKLIPGLQRSVEEEDIQTNCQ from the exons ATGCAGTCCACCATGAATTTCAATGTACTTCAACGACAGAGCAGCCAAGAGAATTATATTGTGGATAATACTCTGAGGAAAAAATGCTCGCTGTGGTACCAACGCTCCTTGAAGGGACACAATGATCGACACCCGCACAACACAGGCACCCTGCCCAGAGTAAGCAAG TCAAAACTAACCCACTCCAACTCATTGGTTGATTACTCTGACCCACAAAG GACAACGATTGTACTTGAAAAACCAGACAATGAAACATTTGGTTTTGATATTCAG ACCTATGGCCTGCAGCTGAAGGACAGCTCTGCAGTGGAGATGTGCACATTTGTGTTCAAAGTGCAGGAGGACAGCGCTGCTGAGAGTGCTGGCCTGACCGCAG GAGATATTATTGTCACCATCAATGGGGTCAGCATTGAAGGATCATCTCATCAGCACATACTTGATCTGATAAGAGAATCAACCAACAGTCTAAT GATGGAGACAGTGTGTGGAAATGTAGTGAAGCAGATAGAGCTGGAGAAGAGGGTGAACCTGCTTAAG CAATCACTACGTGAGAAATTGGTGGAGCTGCAAGCCCTTAAATTACAGGAAACACGTCTAATGCGAG GGAACTTGAACAACAGCAGCCTCCACCTCTCAATGGACTCTTCAGGGAGTCTGAGCACCCACACAGGCCTCGGTGGCCGGCGTTTTTCAAGTGACAGTAGCTACCGGAGCGTGATGACAGAAGACAGCGACCAGGCCAGTGTGTTTGGGGATCTGTGCTCTCCAAGCCCCTGCAGTGCAGCCAGCACCACAGACGACAGCTGCTTCTTCTCCAGAGATTTTCCCTTGCAGGAAAGCTCCCGCAGGTTTTCAACAAGCTCCAACCACCATCACCAATCCCTCTGTCGCTCCAGCAGCTCTAGCTTGgccggcagcagcagctccctctctccttcctgggATGAAACAAGGATCTCTTCCTTGTTTGGTACCCTGCCCCGTAAAAGCAGGAGAGCCAGTGTTCGTAAACACATCCTGAAGTTAATTCCTGGACTCCAGCGGTcagtggaagaggaggacattCAAACAAACTGTCAGTGA
- the LOC134867529 gene encoding moesin-like isoform X2, protein MDIETSTIPPKPPRLAVEEEALASQVLEIIGGITHEALQTLEEPEEKDMWSMEEGDDSVFYSDEDQVHQDIKTCGVGANQCKPLVNSVADVEEEPGEEHIADKESSELKKERQDLQTLKTQLMDQSDPEDPETQPDLTSENACGESSKCTIAAMQTEKNTSAEKVNLPVEKEEVTPNPEPSAVTNEQRYERLNGEADVPQQMSNADLQVSGDRLLQVEPEQERNFHISGGLHQKISPGYSTLPLPKKSCSGDEDQKSSNHLSASKYGTVSYRKIRKGNTRQKIEEFEYMMMNL, encoded by the exons ATGGATATAGAGACTAGCACAATTCCTCCAAAGCCTCCCAGGCTCGCAGTAGAAGAAGAGGCACTTGCATCCCAGGTACTAGAGATCATCGGTGGGATCACTCATGAAGCCCTGCAGACCCTGGAGGAACCCGAAGAAAAAGACATGTGGTCAATGGAGGAGGGAGATGACTCTGTTTTCTACAGTGACGAGGACCAAGTTCATCAGGACATTAAAACTTGTGGTGTTGGTGCCAACCAGTGCAAGCCTCTTGTCAACAGTGTGGCAGATGTTGAGGAAGAGCCAGGGGAAGAACACATTGCTGACAAAGAAAGTTCAGAGTTGAAAAAGGAACGCCAAGATCTCCAAACACTAAAAACTCAACTTATGGATCAGTCAGATCCTGAAGATCCAGAAACACAGCCTGATCTCACTTCAGAGAACGCCTGTGGAGAATCTTCTAAGTGCACTATTGCAGCGatgcaaacagagaaaaatacatCAGCAGAAAAAG tgaATCTACCAGTTGAGAAAGAAGAAGTGACACCAAACCCTGAGCCCTCTGCTGTCACTAATGAGCAGCGTTACGAGAGGCTGAATGGGGAGGCAGACGTCCCACAGCAGATGTCTAATGCCGATCTCCAGGTATCAGGTGACAGGCTGCTTCAGGTGGAGCCAGAGCAAGAGCGCAACTTCCACATCTCTGGGGGGCTTCATCAAAAGATAAGTCCAGGATACTCCACTCTGCCTCTGCCGAAGAAATCCTGCAGCGGCGATGAAGACCAGAAGTCCTCCAATCACCTCTCTGCCTCCAAATATGGTACCGTGTCCTACCGCAAGATCCGCAAAGGCAACACCCGCCAGAAGATAGAGGAGTTTGAGTATATGATGATGAATTTGTAA